A window of the Zonotrichia leucophrys gambelii isolate GWCS_2022_RI chromosome 18, RI_Zleu_2.0, whole genome shotgun sequence genome harbors these coding sequences:
- the ZNF207 gene encoding BUB3-interacting and GLEBS motif-containing protein ZNF207 isoform X3, whose protein sequence is MGRKKKKQLKPWCWYCNRDFDDEKILIQHQKAKHFKCHICHKKLYTGPGLAIHCMQVHKETIDAVPNAIPGRTDIELEIYGMEGIPEKDMEERRRLLEQKTQESQKKKQQDDSDEYEDDESAASTSFQPQQVQPQQGYIPPMAQPGLPPVPGAPGMPPGIPPLMAGVPPMMPGMPPVMPGMPPGMMPMGGMMPPGPGIPPLMPGMPPGRSGLSNSYYGMPPPVGPRPGMPPMTQAQPVTAPGILNRPPAPAATAPTPQPPVTKPLFPSAGQAAAAVPGPVGTDFKPLNSTPATTTEPPKPTFPAYTQSTASTTSTTNSTAAKPATSITSKPATLTTTSATSKLIHPDEDISLEERRAQLPKYQRNLPRPGQAALGNPPVGPIGGMMPPQPGIPPQQQGMRPPMPPHGQYGAHHQGMPGYLPGAMPPYGQGPPMVPPYQSGPPRPPMAMRPPVMSQGGRY, encoded by the exons GTACTGTAACAGGGACTTTGATGATGAGAAAATCCTTATACAGCATCAAAAAGCAAAGCACTTTAAATGCCATATATGTCATAAGAAACTGTATACAGGACCTGGTTTAGCTATACACTGCATGCAG gtACATAAAGAAACAATAGATGCTGTTCCAAATGCTATTCCTGGAAGAACAGACATTGAACTGGAAATCTATGGAATGGAAGGCATTCCAGAAAAAGACATGGAGGAACGGAGGAGGTTACTTGAACAAAAAACTCAGG AGagccagaaaaagaaacaacaggATGATTCTGATGAGTATGAAGATGATGAATCTGCAGCTTCAACTTCATTTCAACCCCAGCAAGTTCAGCCACAGCAGGGGTACATTccccccatggcacagccaggtttGCCTCCTGTGCCAGGTGCACCAGGGATGCCTCCAG gtaTACCCCCATTAATGGCAGGTGTTCCACCTATGATGCCTGGAATGCCTCCAGTTATGCCTGGAATGCCACCTGG GATGATGCCAATGGGTGGAATGATGCCTCCTGGGCCAGGAATCCCACCTCTTATGCCTGGTATGCCACCAGGTAGGTCAGGGTTGTCGAACTCGTACTATG GGATGCCCCCTCCTGTTGGGCCTCGGCCTGGCATGCCTCCAATGACACAAGCACAGCCTGTTACAGCCCCGGGCATTCTGAACCggcctccagctcctgctgcaacAGCACCAACTCCACAGCCTCCAGTTACCAAACCACTCTTCCCAAGCGCAGGGCAG gctgcagcagctgtgccagggccagtTGGTACTGATTTCAAACCTTTGAATTCTACACCTGCAACAACAACAGAACCCCCCAAACCAACATTCCCGGCTTACACCCAGTCCACAGCCTCAACCACTAGCACAACAAACAGCACTGCAGCTAAACCAGCTACATCTATCACAAGTAAGCCTGCTACCCTCACCACAACCAGTGCAACCAGTAAGTTGATCCATCCAGATGAGGATATATCACTG GAAGAGAGAAGGGCACAGTTGCCCAAATACCAGCGAAATCTTCCTCGAccaggccaggctgccctgggtaATCCACCAGTTGGACCAATTGGAGGTATGATGCCACCACAGCCAGGAATCCCTCCACAGCAACAAGGAATGAGACCTCCCATGCCACCTCATG GTCAGTATGGTGCTCATCACCAGGGCATGCCAGGATACCTTCCTGGGGCAATGCCTCCATACGGTCAGGGACCTCCGATGGTGCCCCCGTACCAGAGTGGACCTCCTCGCCCTCCCATGGCAATGAGACCGCCCGTAATGTCCCAAGGTGGCCGCTACTGA
- the ZNF207 gene encoding BUB3-interacting and GLEBS motif-containing protein ZNF207 isoform X5, whose translation MGRKKKKQLKPWCWYCNRDFDDEKILIQHQKAKHFKCHICHKKLYTGPGLAIHCMQVHKETIDAVPNAIPGRTDIELEIYGMEGIPEKDMEERRRLLEQKTQESQKKKQQDDSDEYEDDESAASTSFQPQQVQPQQGYIPPMAQPGLPPVPGAPGMPPGIPPLMAGVPPMMPGMPPVMPGMPPGLHQQRKYMQSFCGGNMMMPMGGMMPPGPGIPPLMPGMPPGMPPPVGPRPGMPPMTQAQPVTAPGILNRPPAPAATAPTPQPPVTKPLFPSAGQMGTPVTSSSAASSNSESLSASSNALFPSTAQAAAAVPGPVGTDFKPLNSTPATTTEPPKPTFPAYTQSTASTTSTTNSTAAKPATSITSKPATLTTTSATSKLIHPDEDISLEERRAQLPKYQRNLPRPGQAALGNPPVGPIGGMMPPQPGIPPQQQGMRPPMPPHGQYGAHHQGMPGYLPGAMPPYGQGPPMVPPYQSGPPRPPMAMRPPVMSQGGRY comes from the exons GTACTGTAACAGGGACTTTGATGATGAGAAAATCCTTATACAGCATCAAAAAGCAAAGCACTTTAAATGCCATATATGTCATAAGAAACTGTATACAGGACCTGGTTTAGCTATACACTGCATGCAG gtACATAAAGAAACAATAGATGCTGTTCCAAATGCTATTCCTGGAAGAACAGACATTGAACTGGAAATCTATGGAATGGAAGGCATTCCAGAAAAAGACATGGAGGAACGGAGGAGGTTACTTGAACAAAAAACTCAGG AGagccagaaaaagaaacaacaggATGATTCTGATGAGTATGAAGATGATGAATCTGCAGCTTCAACTTCATTTCAACCCCAGCAAGTTCAGCCACAGCAGGGGTACATTccccccatggcacagccaggtttGCCTCCTGTGCCAGGTGCACCAGGGATGCCTCCAG gtaTACCCCCATTAATGGCAGGTGTTCCACCTATGATGCCTGGAATGCCTCCAGTTATGCCTGGAATGCCACCTGG ATTacatcaacagagaaaataCATGCAGTCATTTTGTGGTGGAAACAT GATGATGCCAATGGGTGGAATGATGCCTCCTGGGCCAGGAATCCCACCTCTTATGCCTGGTATGCCACCAG GGATGCCCCCTCCTGTTGGGCCTCGGCCTGGCATGCCTCCAATGACACAAGCACAGCCTGTTACAGCCCCGGGCATTCTGAACCggcctccagctcctgctgcaacAGCACCAACTCCACAGCCTCCAGTTACCAAACCACTCTTCCCAAGCGCAGGGCAG ATGGGGACACCTGTCACAAGCTCAAGTGCAGCTTCCTCcaattcagaaagtctctcagCATCTTCTAACGCTCTGTTTCCTAGCACAGCACAA gctgcagcagctgtgccagggccagtTGGTACTGATTTCAAACCTTTGAATTCTACACCTGCAACAACAACAGAACCCCCCAAACCAACATTCCCGGCTTACACCCAGTCCACAGCCTCAACCACTAGCACAACAAACAGCACTGCAGCTAAACCAGCTACATCTATCACAAGTAAGCCTGCTACCCTCACCACAACCAGTGCAACCAGTAAGTTGATCCATCCAGATGAGGATATATCACTG GAAGAGAGAAGGGCACAGTTGCCCAAATACCAGCGAAATCTTCCTCGAccaggccaggctgccctgggtaATCCACCAGTTGGACCAATTGGAGGTATGATGCCACCACAGCCAGGAATCCCTCCACAGCAACAAGGAATGAGACCTCCCATGCCACCTCATG GTCAGTATGGTGCTCATCACCAGGGCATGCCAGGATACCTTCCTGGGGCAATGCCTCCATACGGTCAGGGACCTCCGATGGTGCCCCCGTACCAGAGTGGACCTCCTCGCCCTCCCATGGCAATGAGACCGCCCGTAATGTCCCAAGGTGGCCGCTACTGA
- the ZNF207 gene encoding BUB3-interacting and GLEBS motif-containing protein ZNF207 isoform X4 yields the protein MGRKKKKQLKPWCWYCNRDFDDEKILIQHQKAKHFKCHICHKKLYTGPGLAIHCMQVHKETIDAVPNAIPGRTDIELEIYGMEGIPEKDMEERRRLLEQKTQESQKKKQQDDSDEYEDDESAASTSFQPQQVQPQQGYIPPMAQPGLPPVPGAPGMPPGIPPLMAGVPPMMPGMPPVMPGMPPGMMPMGGMMPPGPGIPPLMPGMPPGMPPPVGPRPGMPPMTQAQPVTAPGILNRPPAPAATAPTPQPPVTKPLFPSAGQAAAAVPGPVGTDFKPLNSTPATTTEPPKPTFPAYTQSTASTTSTTNSTAAKPATSITSKPATLTTTSATSKLIHPDEDISLEERRAQLPKYQRNLPRPGQAALGNPPVGPIGGMMPPQPGIPPQQQGMRPPMPPHGQYGAHHQGMPGYLPGAMPPYGQGPPMVPPYQSGPPRPPMAMRPPVMSQGGRY from the exons GTACTGTAACAGGGACTTTGATGATGAGAAAATCCTTATACAGCATCAAAAAGCAAAGCACTTTAAATGCCATATATGTCATAAGAAACTGTATACAGGACCTGGTTTAGCTATACACTGCATGCAG gtACATAAAGAAACAATAGATGCTGTTCCAAATGCTATTCCTGGAAGAACAGACATTGAACTGGAAATCTATGGAATGGAAGGCATTCCAGAAAAAGACATGGAGGAACGGAGGAGGTTACTTGAACAAAAAACTCAGG AGagccagaaaaagaaacaacaggATGATTCTGATGAGTATGAAGATGATGAATCTGCAGCTTCAACTTCATTTCAACCCCAGCAAGTTCAGCCACAGCAGGGGTACATTccccccatggcacagccaggtttGCCTCCTGTGCCAGGTGCACCAGGGATGCCTCCAG gtaTACCCCCATTAATGGCAGGTGTTCCACCTATGATGCCTGGAATGCCTCCAGTTATGCCTGGAATGCCACCTGG GATGATGCCAATGGGTGGAATGATGCCTCCTGGGCCAGGAATCCCACCTCTTATGCCTGGTATGCCACCAG GGATGCCCCCTCCTGTTGGGCCTCGGCCTGGCATGCCTCCAATGACACAAGCACAGCCTGTTACAGCCCCGGGCATTCTGAACCggcctccagctcctgctgcaacAGCACCAACTCCACAGCCTCCAGTTACCAAACCACTCTTCCCAAGCGCAGGGCAG gctgcagcagctgtgccagggccagtTGGTACTGATTTCAAACCTTTGAATTCTACACCTGCAACAACAACAGAACCCCCCAAACCAACATTCCCGGCTTACACCCAGTCCACAGCCTCAACCACTAGCACAACAAACAGCACTGCAGCTAAACCAGCTACATCTATCACAAGTAAGCCTGCTACCCTCACCACAACCAGTGCAACCAGTAAGTTGATCCATCCAGATGAGGATATATCACTG GAAGAGAGAAGGGCACAGTTGCCCAAATACCAGCGAAATCTTCCTCGAccaggccaggctgccctgggtaATCCACCAGTTGGACCAATTGGAGGTATGATGCCACCACAGCCAGGAATCCCTCCACAGCAACAAGGAATGAGACCTCCCATGCCACCTCATG GTCAGTATGGTGCTCATCACCAGGGCATGCCAGGATACCTTCCTGGGGCAATGCCTCCATACGGTCAGGGACCTCCGATGGTGCCCCCGTACCAGAGTGGACCTCCTCGCCCTCCCATGGCAATGAGACCGCCCGTAATGTCCCAAGGTGGCCGCTACTGA
- the ZNF207 gene encoding BUB3-interacting and GLEBS motif-containing protein ZNF207 isoform X1, with the protein MGRKKKKQLKPWCWYCNRDFDDEKILIQHQKAKHFKCHICHKKLYTGPGLAIHCMQVHKETIDAVPNAIPGRTDIELEIYGMEGIPEKDMEERRRLLEQKTQESQKKKQQDDSDEYEDDESAASTSFQPQQVQPQQGYIPPMAQPGLPPVPGAPGMPPGIPPLMAGVPPMMPGMPPVMPGMPPGMMPMGGMMPPGPGIPPLMPGMPPGRSGLSNSYYGMPPPVGPRPGMPPMTQAQPVTAPGILNRPPAPAATAPTPQPPVTKPLFPSAGQMGTPVTSSSAASSNSESLSASSNALFPSTAQAAAAVPGPVGTDFKPLNSTPATTTEPPKPTFPAYTQSTASTTSTTNSTAAKPATSITSKPATLTTTSATSKLIHPDEDISLEERRAQLPKYQRNLPRPGQAALGNPPVGPIGGMMPPQPGIPPQQQGMRPPMPPHGQYGAHHQGMPGYLPGAMPPYGQGPPMVPPYQSGPPRPPMAMRPPVMSQGGRY; encoded by the exons GTACTGTAACAGGGACTTTGATGATGAGAAAATCCTTATACAGCATCAAAAAGCAAAGCACTTTAAATGCCATATATGTCATAAGAAACTGTATACAGGACCTGGTTTAGCTATACACTGCATGCAG gtACATAAAGAAACAATAGATGCTGTTCCAAATGCTATTCCTGGAAGAACAGACATTGAACTGGAAATCTATGGAATGGAAGGCATTCCAGAAAAAGACATGGAGGAACGGAGGAGGTTACTTGAACAAAAAACTCAGG AGagccagaaaaagaaacaacaggATGATTCTGATGAGTATGAAGATGATGAATCTGCAGCTTCAACTTCATTTCAACCCCAGCAAGTTCAGCCACAGCAGGGGTACATTccccccatggcacagccaggtttGCCTCCTGTGCCAGGTGCACCAGGGATGCCTCCAG gtaTACCCCCATTAATGGCAGGTGTTCCACCTATGATGCCTGGAATGCCTCCAGTTATGCCTGGAATGCCACCTGG GATGATGCCAATGGGTGGAATGATGCCTCCTGGGCCAGGAATCCCACCTCTTATGCCTGGTATGCCACCAGGTAGGTCAGGGTTGTCGAACTCGTACTATG GGATGCCCCCTCCTGTTGGGCCTCGGCCTGGCATGCCTCCAATGACACAAGCACAGCCTGTTACAGCCCCGGGCATTCTGAACCggcctccagctcctgctgcaacAGCACCAACTCCACAGCCTCCAGTTACCAAACCACTCTTCCCAAGCGCAGGGCAG ATGGGGACACCTGTCACAAGCTCAAGTGCAGCTTCCTCcaattcagaaagtctctcagCATCTTCTAACGCTCTGTTTCCTAGCACAGCACAA gctgcagcagctgtgccagggccagtTGGTACTGATTTCAAACCTTTGAATTCTACACCTGCAACAACAACAGAACCCCCCAAACCAACATTCCCGGCTTACACCCAGTCCACAGCCTCAACCACTAGCACAACAAACAGCACTGCAGCTAAACCAGCTACATCTATCACAAGTAAGCCTGCTACCCTCACCACAACCAGTGCAACCAGTAAGTTGATCCATCCAGATGAGGATATATCACTG GAAGAGAGAAGGGCACAGTTGCCCAAATACCAGCGAAATCTTCCTCGAccaggccaggctgccctgggtaATCCACCAGTTGGACCAATTGGAGGTATGATGCCACCACAGCCAGGAATCCCTCCACAGCAACAAGGAATGAGACCTCCCATGCCACCTCATG GTCAGTATGGTGCTCATCACCAGGGCATGCCAGGATACCTTCCTGGGGCAATGCCTCCATACGGTCAGGGACCTCCGATGGTGCCCCCGTACCAGAGTGGACCTCCTCGCCCTCCCATGGCAATGAGACCGCCCGTAATGTCCCAAGGTGGCCGCTACTGA
- the ZNF207 gene encoding BUB3-interacting and GLEBS motif-containing protein ZNF207 isoform X2, with amino-acid sequence MGRKKKKQLKPWCWYCNRDFDDEKILIQHQKAKHFKCHICHKKLYTGPGLAIHCMQVHKETIDAVPNAIPGRTDIELEIYGMEGIPEKDMEERRRLLEQKTQESQKKKQQDDSDEYEDDESAASTSFQPQQVQPQQGYIPPMAQPGLPPVPGAPGMPPGIPPLMAGVPPMMPGMPPVMPGMPPGMMPMGGMMPPGPGIPPLMPGMPPGMPPPVGPRPGMPPMTQAQPVTAPGILNRPPAPAATAPTPQPPVTKPLFPSAGQMGTPVTSSSAASSNSESLSASSNALFPSTAQAAAAVPGPVGTDFKPLNSTPATTTEPPKPTFPAYTQSTASTTSTTNSTAAKPATSITSKPATLTTTSATSKLIHPDEDISLEERRAQLPKYQRNLPRPGQAALGNPPVGPIGGMMPPQPGIPPQQQGMRPPMPPHGQYGAHHQGMPGYLPGAMPPYGQGPPMVPPYQSGPPRPPMAMRPPVMSQGGRY; translated from the exons GTACTGTAACAGGGACTTTGATGATGAGAAAATCCTTATACAGCATCAAAAAGCAAAGCACTTTAAATGCCATATATGTCATAAGAAACTGTATACAGGACCTGGTTTAGCTATACACTGCATGCAG gtACATAAAGAAACAATAGATGCTGTTCCAAATGCTATTCCTGGAAGAACAGACATTGAACTGGAAATCTATGGAATGGAAGGCATTCCAGAAAAAGACATGGAGGAACGGAGGAGGTTACTTGAACAAAAAACTCAGG AGagccagaaaaagaaacaacaggATGATTCTGATGAGTATGAAGATGATGAATCTGCAGCTTCAACTTCATTTCAACCCCAGCAAGTTCAGCCACAGCAGGGGTACATTccccccatggcacagccaggtttGCCTCCTGTGCCAGGTGCACCAGGGATGCCTCCAG gtaTACCCCCATTAATGGCAGGTGTTCCACCTATGATGCCTGGAATGCCTCCAGTTATGCCTGGAATGCCACCTGG GATGATGCCAATGGGTGGAATGATGCCTCCTGGGCCAGGAATCCCACCTCTTATGCCTGGTATGCCACCAG GGATGCCCCCTCCTGTTGGGCCTCGGCCTGGCATGCCTCCAATGACACAAGCACAGCCTGTTACAGCCCCGGGCATTCTGAACCggcctccagctcctgctgcaacAGCACCAACTCCACAGCCTCCAGTTACCAAACCACTCTTCCCAAGCGCAGGGCAG ATGGGGACACCTGTCACAAGCTCAAGTGCAGCTTCCTCcaattcagaaagtctctcagCATCTTCTAACGCTCTGTTTCCTAGCACAGCACAA gctgcagcagctgtgccagggccagtTGGTACTGATTTCAAACCTTTGAATTCTACACCTGCAACAACAACAGAACCCCCCAAACCAACATTCCCGGCTTACACCCAGTCCACAGCCTCAACCACTAGCACAACAAACAGCACTGCAGCTAAACCAGCTACATCTATCACAAGTAAGCCTGCTACCCTCACCACAACCAGTGCAACCAGTAAGTTGATCCATCCAGATGAGGATATATCACTG GAAGAGAGAAGGGCACAGTTGCCCAAATACCAGCGAAATCTTCCTCGAccaggccaggctgccctgggtaATCCACCAGTTGGACCAATTGGAGGTATGATGCCACCACAGCCAGGAATCCCTCCACAGCAACAAGGAATGAGACCTCCCATGCCACCTCATG GTCAGTATGGTGCTCATCACCAGGGCATGCCAGGATACCTTCCTGGGGCAATGCCTCCATACGGTCAGGGACCTCCGATGGTGCCCCCGTACCAGAGTGGACCTCCTCGCCCTCCCATGGCAATGAGACCGCCCGTAATGTCCCAAGGTGGCCGCTACTGA